A genomic window from Accipiter gentilis chromosome 1, bAccGen1.1, whole genome shotgun sequence includes:
- the C1QA gene encoding complement C1q subcomponent subunit A isoform X1, which translates to MHVHLPHPAPLPPCFQGRSCSKQSCCSDWSVFTPSKEGGRMQPGLWLATSTLAAVLGLALLEDDVCRAPDGKNGFPGVPGLNGRPGQKGDMGEPGKPSQKTGIKGLKGDAGEQGPPGIPGVQGYHGQHGLPGIPGRPGLKGPKGKAGNILDHPRPAFSASRRSPPSNGKTVVFDNIITNQESSYNPQTGEFTCRVPGLYYFAFQVISSGDLCLSITKNRERMVSFCDYNSRDILQVNSGSSVLSLAVGDLVSVSTDSARGNTIYSGSEADSVFSGFMIFPQMG; encoded by the exons ATGCACGTACATCTCCCCcaccctgctcctcttcctccctgcttccAAGGAAGATCTTGCAgcaaacagagctgctgctcagaCTGGTCGGTCTTCACCCCCAGCAAAGAG GGAGGCAGGATGCAACCCGGGCTTTGGCTGGCAACCAGCACCCTGGCAGCAGTACTGGGCCTGGCCCTGCTGGAGGATGACGTGTGTCGGGCACCAGATGGCAAGAACGGCTTCCCGGGAGTCCCTGGCCTCAATGGGAGGCCAGGGCAGAAGGGTGACATGGGAGAGCCAG GGAAACCATCACAGAAGACGGGCATCAAGGGACTCAAGGGGGATGCAGGCGAACAGGGGCCTCCTGGCATCCCAGGAGTCCAGGGCTAccatggccagcatggcttgcccGGGATCCCAGGAAGGCCGGGGCTAAAGGGGCCCAAGGGGAAAGCTGGCAATATCCTGGATCATCCGCGTCCTGCCTTCTCCGCTTCACGGAGGTCCCCACCCTCCAATGGCAAGACAGTCGTGTTCGACAACATCATCACCAACCAGGAGAGCTCCTACAATCCCCAGACCGGGGAGTTCACCTGCCGCGTCCCCGGGCTGTACTACTTCGCCTTCCAGGTGATCTCCAGTGGGGACCTCTGCCTGAGCATCACCAAGAACAGGGAGCGCATGGTCAGCTTCTGTGATTACAACAGCCGTGACATCCTGCAGGTCAACTCGGGCAGCAGTGTGCTCAGCCTGGCCGTGGGTGACCTGGTCTCCGTGAGCACTGACTCTGCCAGGGGCAACACGATTTACAGCGGCTCTGAGGCTGACAGTGTCTTCAGCGGCTTCATGATCTTCCCTCAGATGGGCTGA
- the C1QA gene encoding complement C1q subcomponent subunit A isoform X2, translating to MQPGLWLATSTLAAVLGLALLEDDVCRAPDGKNGFPGVPGLNGRPGQKGDMGEPGKPSQKTGIKGLKGDAGEQGPPGIPGVQGYHGQHGLPGIPGRPGLKGPKGKAGNILDHPRPAFSASRRSPPSNGKTVVFDNIITNQESSYNPQTGEFTCRVPGLYYFAFQVISSGDLCLSITKNRERMVSFCDYNSRDILQVNSGSSVLSLAVGDLVSVSTDSARGNTIYSGSEADSVFSGFMIFPQMG from the exons ATGCAACCCGGGCTTTGGCTGGCAACCAGCACCCTGGCAGCAGTACTGGGCCTGGCCCTGCTGGAGGATGACGTGTGTCGGGCACCAGATGGCAAGAACGGCTTCCCGGGAGTCCCTGGCCTCAATGGGAGGCCAGGGCAGAAGGGTGACATGGGAGAGCCAG GGAAACCATCACAGAAGACGGGCATCAAGGGACTCAAGGGGGATGCAGGCGAACAGGGGCCTCCTGGCATCCCAGGAGTCCAGGGCTAccatggccagcatggcttgcccGGGATCCCAGGAAGGCCGGGGCTAAAGGGGCCCAAGGGGAAAGCTGGCAATATCCTGGATCATCCGCGTCCTGCCTTCTCCGCTTCACGGAGGTCCCCACCCTCCAATGGCAAGACAGTCGTGTTCGACAACATCATCACCAACCAGGAGAGCTCCTACAATCCCCAGACCGGGGAGTTCACCTGCCGCGTCCCCGGGCTGTACTACTTCGCCTTCCAGGTGATCTCCAGTGGGGACCTCTGCCTGAGCATCACCAAGAACAGGGAGCGCATGGTCAGCTTCTGTGATTACAACAGCCGTGACATCCTGCAGGTCAACTCGGGCAGCAGTGTGCTCAGCCTGGCCGTGGGTGACCTGGTCTCCGTGAGCACTGACTCTGCCAGGGGCAACACGATTTACAGCGGCTCTGAGGCTGACAGTGTCTTCAGCGGCTTCATGATCTTCCCTCAGATGGGCTGA
- the LOC126037689 gene encoding complement C1q subcomponent subunit C-like isoform X3, which produces MLQSTKMGQSFWEQLHLALTLLLLNVGSAVNGDVTHGCYGVPGLPGMPGVPGKDGRDGLKGAKGEPGIPGGPATRGPKGMKGETGSPGLPGKTGPRGLPGPSGDPGMTGMTGEPGMPGSYKQKHQSAFSVTRQTDEHPLKNVPVVFNHVITNTNHDYNTTTGKFTCNIPGLYYFVFHTSQTANLCVILYKNGSKMASFCDHKTNTMQVSSGGIVLHVDAGNEVWLAVNDYNGMVGIGSSDSVFSGFLLFPD; this is translated from the exons atgcTCCAGAGCACCAAAATGGGGCAGAGCTTCTGGGAGCAGCTCCACCTGGCTCTCACCCTCCTACTCCTGAATGTGGGGTCTGCTGTGAATGGAGATGTCACTCATGGATGCTATGGGGTTCCAGGCCTGCCAGGTATGCCAGGTGTGCCAGGCAAGGATGGCCGGGATGGGCTGAAGGGAGCCAAAGGAGAGCCAG gcATCCCAGGCGGTCCTGCAACACGAGGGCCCAAGGGCATGAAAGGGGAAACAGGAAGCCCTGGCTTGCCAGGCAAGACTGGTCCCAGGGGTCTCCCTGGTCCCAGTGGAGACCCTGGGATGACGGGCATGACCGGAGAGCCGGGTATGCCAGGCAGCTACAAGCAGAAGCACCAGTCAGCATTTTCAGTGACGAGGCAGACTGACGAGCACCCCTTGAAGAACGTCCCCGTGGTGTTCAACCACGTCATCACCAACACCAACCATGACTACAACACCACCACGGGCAAGTTCACCTGCAACATCCCTGGCCTCTACTACTTTGTGTTCCACACCTCGCAGACAGCCAACCTCTGTGTCATCCTGTACAAGAATGGGAGCAAGATGGCCAGCTTCTGTGACCACAAGACCAACACCATGCAGGTCAGCTCTGGTGGGATCGTCCTCCACGTGGATGCTGGGAACGAGGTCTGGCTGGCGGTGAACGACTACAACGGCATGGTGGGCATTGGCAGCTCTGACAGTGTCTTCTCAGGGTTCCTGCTCTTCCCCGACTAG